The genome window ACGGATATATGATTCTGGACTTGCAAGAGGAGTCCGTGCTGACTTTGTGAGAAAGATTACACTTATCCTGTCGGACCTAGATGCTGCCATTAAACCGTCCGATCTCGATCTACCAGGGTATCGACTTCATCCACTGAAGGCAGTTTGAGGGAGTTCTGGAGCGTATCTGTTTCTGCAAACTGGAGGATCATTTTTCGATTTGAAAAGGAAAACGTCCATGATGTCGATCTGGTCGACTACCACTAGAAAGGGGCAGATGATATGGCCATGAACAATCCGTCGCATCCCGGTCACAGCATAAGCCAGAACTGCCTGAACCCATTTGGCCTGAACGTCACCGAGGCGGCACGGATTCTTGATGTCTCTCGTCACACGCTTTCACGTCTGCTGAATGGCCTTCAGCTGTCTCAGCCGAAATGGCGATTCGGCTGGAGAAGGCAGGATGGTCCAATGCCGAATTCTGGCTTCGTCGCCAGGCCAACTTTAATCTGGCACAGGCACGCAGGAACGAAGACCAGATCAGGGTCGAACGTTATATGCCCGGATAGGACTTCTCTCAATTCACGACTAAGCAACCGATTGTTGTGGACGAACTAATCGCCGTAGTCTGAGACGCTCTCTCGCGTTCCGAAGAAGACAAGACTTCCAATCTGTCCGGATGGTTAGAAGTTGACACAACCAAGGAGTCGCTCAAATGACCAGGAGCGCGAAGTACATCAAAATCGTCGAGTGGTCGGATGAAGACGGATGCTTCATCGGCTACTGTCCAGGTATCATTGGACCGTGTTGTCACGGTGACGAAGAAACCGAAGTTTACCGCGAGCTTTGCCAGATTGTCGACGAGTGGCTTGAGATCGCACAGAAAGAAAACAAGGAATTGCCTCCCCCGACTACAGGGCGAGATCTGATCCGTACTGGTTGACCGGGGAAAGGCGTCAATCCTGTATCACACCTCCAGGACGGCCGCCAGGGTTTCCCCT of Gemmatimonadota bacterium contains these proteins:
- a CDS encoding type II toxin-antitoxin system HicB family antitoxin, with amino-acid sequence MTRSAKYIKIVEWSDEDGCFIGYCPGIIGPCCHGDEETEVYRELCQIVDEWLEIAQKENKELPPPTTGRDLIRTG